In Flavobacterium endoglycinae, one DNA window encodes the following:
- a CDS encoding type II toxin-antitoxin system HicA family toxin, giving the protein MSKIDKLIERLKSRPKDFSWDEMLKVLHHFGYNQISQGKTGGSRRKFVNENKQIISLHEPHPQKVLKGYQLDIIIEYLEL; this is encoded by the coding sequence ATGAGTAAAATTGATAAACTTATTGAAAGGTTGAAATCAAGACCAAAAGATTTTTCTTGGGATGAAATGCTGAAAGTGCTACATCATTTTGGTTATAATCAGATCTCACAAGGAAAAACAGGTGGATCAAGAAGGAAATTTGTAAATGAAAATAAACAGATTATAAGTCTACACGAACCACATCCACAAAAAGTTTTGAAAGGGTATCAGCTTGATATTATTATTGAATATTTAGAATTGTAA
- a CDS encoding adenylate kinase produces MINIVLFGKPGAGKGTQAEFLKEKYNLTHLSTGDIFRFNLKNDTELGKQARVYMDNGELVPCEVTTAMLIDEVKKHPDTAGFLFDGYPRTINQAEALDKFLPTIGSSVTATIALEADDEILVARLLERGKTSGRADDQDEEKIRVRYQEYNEKTAPLIGYYKEQGKFHAVNGIGTIEEITKRLTSVIDNL; encoded by the coding sequence ATGATTAATATCGTTTTATTTGGAAAGCCTGGTGCAGGAAAAGGAACTCAGGCAGAATTTTTAAAAGAAAAATACAATTTAACACACCTTTCTACTGGAGATATTTTTCGTTTCAATTTAAAAAATGATACTGAACTAGGAAAACAAGCAAGAGTTTATATGGACAATGGAGAATTGGTTCCTTGCGAAGTTACAACTGCAATGTTAATTGACGAAGTTAAAAAACACCCAGATACAGCAGGATTTTTGTTCGATGGTTACCCAAGAACAATTAATCAGGCAGAGGCTTTAGATAAATTTTTACCAACAATTGGCTCTAGCGTAACTGCTACAATCGCTTTAGAAGCTGATGACGAGATTTTGGTAGCGCGTTTGCTGGAAAGAGGAAAAACAAGCGGAAGAGCTGATGATCAGGATGAAGAAAAAATTCGTGTGAGATATCAGGAATACAACGAAAAAACAGCTCCATTAATTGGATATTATAAAGAACAAGGTAAGTTTCACGCTGTAAACGGTATTGGAACTATCGAAGAAATTACAAAACGATTAACGTCAGTTATAGATAATTTGTAG
- a CDS encoding SanA/YdcF family protein, with protein MKKYFKIALYLVIIGLVTVVSVNYYVVSSTKTKIYYSAKKFPKNDVGIIFGAGINGNQPSKYLKDRLDAGILLWKTKRINKILLSGDNGREEYDELTVMKNYCYSHGVDTTKIFIDYAGFDTYSTMYRAKHIFKIKRATLISQKYHLNRAIYIGNKLGIKSAGYSANKGEYLGYNYVQFRECLSRCKSFFDVLRNREPKFLGREININGESNYSKDDKR; from the coding sequence TTGAAAAAATATTTTAAAATAGCACTTTATCTTGTCATTATCGGATTGGTTACGGTTGTTTCTGTAAATTATTATGTGGTTTCTTCAACTAAAACTAAGATTTATTATTCCGCTAAAAAGTTTCCAAAGAATGATGTTGGAATTATTTTTGGCGCTGGAATTAATGGCAATCAGCCAAGCAAATATTTAAAAGACCGACTTGATGCCGGAATCCTGCTTTGGAAAACAAAACGCATCAATAAAATTCTGCTTTCTGGAGATAATGGTCGTGAAGAATATGATGAATTGACTGTAATGAAGAATTATTGTTACTCGCACGGAGTTGACACTACAAAAATTTTTATTGATTATGCTGGTTTCGATACCTATTCGACAATGTATCGGGCAAAACATATTTTTAAAATCAAAAGAGCTACTTTGATTTCTCAGAAATACCATTTAAACCGCGCGATTTACATAGGAAATAAATTGGGAATAAAATCAGCTGGATATTCTGCAAATAAAGGAGAATATTTAGGTTATAATTATGTCCAGTTTAGAGAATGCCTTTCAAGATGTAAATCCTTTTTTGATGTTTTAAGAAATCGCGAGCCGAAGTTTTTAGGCAGAGAAATTAATATAAATGGAGAATCTAATTATTCGAAAGATGATAAACGATAA
- the hpt gene encoding hypoxanthine phosphoribosyltransferase, with the protein MIQLHDKQFVPFISAKEIDFALTKLVAQVEDDFGDDTPIFIGVLNGAFMVVSDFLKKYKKPCEVSFIKMASYEGTESTNSVKELIGINQDLSGRSVVIIEDIVDTGNTIEELKHLFKAQNVKHFKVATLFFKPEAYKKDMKIDYVGIRIPNKFIVGYGLDYDGLGRNLTEVYKLAE; encoded by the coding sequence ATGATACAACTTCACGATAAACAATTTGTTCCGTTTATTTCGGCTAAAGAAATTGATTTTGCTTTAACCAAATTAGTGGCACAGGTAGAAGATGATTTTGGAGATGATACGCCAATTTTTATTGGGGTTTTGAACGGAGCTTTTATGGTAGTTTCGGATTTTTTAAAAAAGTATAAAAAACCTTGCGAGGTTTCATTCATAAAAATGGCTTCTTACGAAGGAACTGAAAGTACAAATTCGGTTAAAGAATTAATTGGAATCAATCAGGATTTGTCAGGAAGAAGCGTTGTTATCATTGAAGATATCGTCGATACTGGAAATACAATCGAAGAATTGAAGCATTTGTTTAAAGCGCAAAATGTAAAACATTTTAAAGTGGCAACATTGTTCTTTAAACCAGAAGCGTATAAAAAAGATATGAAGATTGACTATGTTGGAATTAGAATTCCAAATAAATTTATTGTGGGTTACGGGCTTGACTATGATGGTTTAGGACGAAACTTAACAGAAGTTTACAAATTAGCAGAATAA
- a CDS encoding M3 family metallopeptidase, whose amino-acid sequence MSVLTQYFNTKHNTAPFSQIKIEDYVPAFQEGIALAKAEIDAIVNNPDAPTFENTIVAMDYSGDILDRLSSIFFNLNSAETNDEMQKIAQEVSPWLSEFGNDIRLNAELFARVKAVYDQKESLNLNPEQTTLLDKKYKSFSRNGANLPEDKKNQLREIDKELSKLSLQFGENVLAETNNFELHLTDEKDLSGLPEGTIEAARLLAKNQEKEGWIFTLDHPSYVPFLTYADNRELRKKMAIAFGAKGFQKNEFNNEENVLKIAKLRHERANLLGYKTHAHFVLEERMAESPEKVFSFLNDLLAKAKPAAQKEFAELTAFAKELHGIEKLEKWDGAYYSEKLKQQLFNLDDEKLKPYFQLEKVLEGAFTVAKKLYGLTFTEVFDIDKYHEEVTTYEVRDADNNLVSIFYADFFPRKGKRNGAWMTSFKSQYVKDGVNERPHISNVCNFTKPTETKPSLLTFNEVTTLFHEFGHGLHGMLADTVYPSLSGTSVYWDFVELPSQIMENWCYEPEALALFANHYETGEIIPIEYVQKIKESASFQEGLATLRQLSFGLLDMAWHGQDPTNITDLKTFETEQFANTQLYPDVKENAMSTAFSHIFQGGYSSGYYSYKWAEVLDADAFEYFHENGIFNEEIAKKFKDNVLSKGGTEHPMTLYKRFRGQEPKPEALLKRAGLL is encoded by the coding sequence ATGAGCGTATTAACACAATATTTCAATACCAAACATAACACCGCGCCTTTTTCGCAGATTAAAATCGAAGATTACGTTCCTGCTTTTCAGGAAGGGATTGCTTTGGCTAAAGCCGAAATTGATGCGATTGTAAATAATCCAGACGCGCCAACTTTTGAAAACACAATTGTCGCAATGGATTATTCGGGCGACATTTTAGATCGTCTTTCTAGTATTTTCTTCAATTTAAATTCGGCTGAAACGAATGACGAAATGCAGAAAATTGCGCAGGAAGTTTCGCCTTGGCTTTCTGAATTTGGAAATGACATTCGCCTAAATGCGGAATTGTTTGCACGCGTAAAAGCAGTTTACGATCAAAAAGAAAGTTTGAACCTCAACCCAGAGCAAACGACTTTATTAGATAAAAAATACAAAAGTTTTTCTAGAAACGGAGCGAATTTACCAGAAGACAAGAAAAATCAGTTAAGAGAAATCGACAAAGAATTATCGAAATTGAGTTTACAGTTTGGCGAAAATGTTTTGGCAGAAACCAACAATTTCGAATTGCATTTAACAGATGAAAAAGATCTTTCAGGTTTGCCAGAAGGCACAATCGAAGCGGCTAGATTATTAGCCAAAAACCAAGAAAAAGAAGGCTGGATTTTTACTTTAGATCATCCAAGCTACGTTCCGTTTTTAACTTATGCTGATAATCGTGAATTACGCAAAAAAATGGCCATTGCTTTTGGCGCAAAAGGTTTTCAGAAAAATGAATTCAATAACGAGGAAAATGTTTTAAAGATTGCGAAATTGCGTCATGAAAGAGCCAATTTACTGGGTTATAAAACGCACGCTCATTTTGTTTTGGAAGAAAGAATGGCCGAAAGTCCAGAAAAAGTATTTTCTTTCTTGAATGATTTACTGGCAAAAGCAAAACCTGCTGCTCAAAAAGAATTTGCAGAATTAACCGCTTTCGCAAAAGAGTTGCACGGAATTGAGAAATTAGAAAAATGGGACGGCGCTTATTATTCTGAAAAATTAAAACAACAGCTTTTTAATTTAGATGATGAAAAACTAAAACCTTATTTCCAATTAGAAAAAGTTTTAGAAGGTGCTTTTACAGTGGCTAAAAAATTGTACGGTTTAACGTTTACCGAAGTTTTTGATATCGATAAATACCACGAAGAAGTAACAACTTATGAAGTTCGTGATGCTGATAATAATTTAGTTTCGATTTTCTATGCTGATTTTTTCCCTAGAAAAGGAAAAAGAAACGGCGCTTGGATGACTTCATTCAAATCGCAATATGTAAAAGATGGTGTAAACGAAAGACCGCATATTTCGAACGTTTGCAACTTTACAAAACCAACCGAAACAAAACCTTCCTTATTGACTTTTAACGAGGTAACGACTTTATTCCACGAATTTGGTCACGGATTACACGGAATGTTAGCTGATACGGTTTATCCAAGTTTATCTGGAACTTCTGTTTATTGGGACTTTGTAGAATTACCAAGCCAGATTATGGAGAACTGGTGTTACGAACCAGAAGCTTTGGCTTTGTTCGCAAACCATTACGAAACGGGAGAAATTATTCCGATTGAGTATGTTCAGAAAATTAAAGAAAGTGCAAGTTTCCAAGAAGGATTGGCAACATTGCGTCAGTTAAGTTTCGGATTGTTAGATATGGCTTGGCACGGACAAGATCCAACCAATATTACAGATTTGAAAACTTTCGAAACCGAACAATTTGCCAACACGCAATTGTATCCAGATGTAAAAGAAAACGCAATGAGTACTGCTTTTTCTCATATTTTCCAAGGTGGATATTCTTCTGGATATTACAGCTACAAATGGGCAGAAGTTCTAGATGCAGATGCTTTTGAATATTTCCATGAAAATGGAATTTTCAATGAAGAAATCGCTAAAAAATTCAAAGACAATGTTCTTTCAAAAGGAGGAACAGAACATCCAATGACTTTATACAAACGTTTCAGAGGCCAGGAACCAAAACCTGAAGCTTTGTTGAAGAGAGCAGGACTTTTATAA
- a CDS encoding TonB-dependent receptor: protein MLLKKYCFFLSALLILQNISAQKKQNKTTDSTKTEKLKEVVISPLHIDTNLLNTPAAIGILSKKDLLQNNTTDITTVINTIPGVFMQSSNFTTSRISIRGIGARTTYGTNKIRAFYGSIPLTSGNSETVIDDIDLENLNQIEIIKGPLSSVYGAGLGGAILISPQLSKNNGQSAGISTVFGSYGLLKNSLNYSIDEKTGSLNISYHNLKTDGWRENSAYNREGVTLAGELFRKKNSKLTYFSNYTYLKAYIPSSISKEVFNTNPKAGAPTWVASKGYKEYKSVLGGLAYDFKINDNLNNSTSVFINYKDSNEPRPFDILRQYTFATGARTQFSGDFKIGKIKNQFIAGVEYFTDTYNGNTFQNLYQQNNGLGSLQGNQLTETDQKRHFYNIFSQLRTLLSEQFEIQAGLNYNKTRFDLTNYTQNINQEYSYDGIFSPQVSFLYKTNSLQTLYFSVSRGFSLPATEETLTSEGTINPDIKPENGYNFEVGGKFYFLNKKLYTEISLYRMEIKDLLVAKRVGDDQYLGTNAGKTSHEGIEITLNHNWPINRFLTLNSYAAGSIGNYKFKEFIDNGNDFSGNKLTGVAPQKINAGIIVNTNFGIYLSADYQFVGEIQLNDANTAYSDSYDILNLKTGYRFEILRGLTSHISAGVNNVTNEKYASLILPNAVPTGNSSPRYYYPGLPVNYYGTVSLNYLF from the coding sequence ATGCTTTTAAAAAAATATTGTTTTTTTCTTTCTGCACTATTGATTCTGCAAAATATTTCGGCACAAAAGAAACAAAACAAAACTACTGATTCCACAAAAACTGAAAAACTGAAAGAAGTTGTTATAAGTCCGCTTCATATTGATACCAATTTGTTAAATACACCTGCTGCAATTGGTATTCTTTCCAAAAAAGATTTACTTCAAAATAATACCACAGATATTACAACAGTTATCAATACGATTCCGGGTGTATTCATGCAGTCTTCGAATTTTACTACAAGCCGAATTTCGATTCGTGGTATTGGCGCAAGAACAACTTACGGAACCAATAAAATCAGAGCTTTTTACGGCAGTATACCGCTGACTTCTGGAAACAGCGAAACTGTAATTGATGATATTGACCTTGAAAACCTCAACCAAATCGAAATCATTAAAGGTCCGCTTTCGAGCGTTTACGGCGCTGGATTGGGCGGTGCAATTTTAATTTCACCTCAGCTTTCTAAAAACAACGGACAGTCTGCCGGCATAAGTACCGTTTTTGGTTCTTACGGATTATTGAAGAACAGTTTGAATTATAGTATAGATGAAAAAACAGGAAGTTTAAACATTAGTTATCATAACTTAAAAACCGACGGCTGGCGGGAAAACAGCGCTTACAATCGCGAAGGCGTTACACTTGCCGGAGAATTATTTAGAAAAAAAAACAGTAAACTTACCTACTTTTCTAACTATACCTATTTGAAAGCCTATATTCCGAGTTCAATTAGTAAAGAAGTTTTTAATACAAATCCAAAAGCTGGAGCGCCAACTTGGGTGGCTTCAAAAGGATATAAAGAATATAAATCAGTTTTAGGCGGATTGGCTTATGATTTTAAAATTAATGATAACTTGAACAATTCGACTTCAGTTTTCATTAATTATAAAGACAGCAACGAACCTCGTCCGTTTGATATTCTCCGTCAATATACATTTGCAACAGGTGCCAGAACTCAGTTTTCGGGGGATTTTAAAATCGGAAAAATTAAAAATCAATTTATTGCTGGTGTAGAATATTTCACAGATACCTATAATGGAAATACGTTCCAAAATCTGTATCAGCAAAATAATGGTTTAGGAAGTCTGCAGGGAAATCAGCTTACAGAAACCGATCAAAAAAGACATTTTTACAATATATTTTCTCAATTAAGAACTTTACTGTCGGAACAATTTGAGATTCAAGCCGGCTTAAATTATAACAAAACCAGATTTGATCTTACTAATTATACTCAAAACATCAATCAGGAATATAGTTACGATGGCATTTTCTCGCCTCAAGTTTCATTTCTTTACAAAACCAATTCTTTACAAACACTTTATTTCTCTGTGAGCCGAGGATTTTCACTTCCAGCAACAGAAGAAACTCTAACAAGCGAAGGCACAATTAATCCGGACATAAAACCCGAAAACGGTTATAATTTTGAAGTTGGCGGAAAATTCTACTTTCTTAATAAAAAGCTTTACACCGAAATTTCTTTATACCGAATGGAAATTAAAGATTTACTCGTTGCCAAAAGAGTCGGCGATGATCAATATTTGGGAACAAATGCTGGAAAAACATCTCACGAAGGAATCGAAATTACTTTAAATCACAATTGGCCCATTAATCGTTTTTTAACATTGAACTCTTACGCCGCAGGATCTATAGGAAATTATAAATTCAAAGAATTTATCGATAACGGCAATGATTTTTCTGGAAACAAACTCACAGGTGTTGCACCACAAAAAATTAATGCCGGCATAATAGTAAACACTAATTTTGGCATTTACTTAAGTGCCGATTATCAATTTGTAGGCGAAATTCAGTTAAACGATGCCAATACAGCTTATTCAGATTCATACGATATTCTAAATTTAAAAACAGGTTATCGATTCGAGATTTTACGAGGATTAACCAGTCATATCTCCGCTGGTGTAAACAATGTAACGAATGAAAAATATGCTTCACTAATTCTGCCAAATGCGGTGCCAACAGGAAACTCATCTCCAAGGTATTATTATCCCGGACTTCCTGTAAATTATTATGGAACTGTATCTTTAAATTATTTATTTTAG
- the purE gene encoding 5-(carboxyamino)imidazole ribonucleotide mutase: MSKVAIIMGSISDMPVMQDAIDILKQFNVEVEVDIVSAHRTPEKLFDFSKNAHNRGISVIIAGAGGAAHLPGMVASMSPLPVIGVPVKSSNSIDGWDSVLSILQMPGGVPVATVALNGAKNAGILAAQIIGSHDKKVLDTIIAYKEELKEAVNKAAEGLKK; the protein is encoded by the coding sequence ATGAGCAAAGTAGCTATTATAATGGGAAGCATCTCAGACATGCCAGTTATGCAGGATGCAATCGACATATTAAAACAATTTAATGTAGAAGTTGAAGTAGATATAGTTTCGGCACACAGAACACCGGAGAAATTATTCGATTTTAGCAAAAATGCACACAATCGCGGGATTTCGGTAATTATTGCCGGTGCGGGCGGTGCAGCGCATTTGCCTGGAATGGTAGCTTCAATGTCTCCGCTTCCTGTAATTGGAGTTCCAGTAAAATCGAGCAACTCTATTGACGGTTGGGATTCTGTTTTATCTATTTTACAAATGCCAGGTGGCGTTCCTGTTGCAACAGTAGCTTTAAACGGAGCAAAAAATGCTGGGATTTTAGCAGCTCAAATCATTGGAAGCCATGACAAAAAAGTTTTGGACACGATTATTGCTTATAAAGAAGAATTGAAAGAGGCGGTTAATAAAGCGGCTGAAGGATTGAAAAAATAA
- a CDS encoding hemolysin family protein encodes MSEIALISARKNRLETAAKKGNKSAKTALDLANSPNKFLSTVQIGITLIGILTGIYSGDKITADVELFVAGFAALKPYAHSIAVGIVVVVLTFFSLVLGELLPKRIGLNYPESIAKMVAMPMRIISIITAPFIWLLTSSTEFLLNILQIKPTADGKVTEEEIKAIIKEGTEVGEVQEIEQDIVERVFHIGDRKVSSLMTHRKSVDMLPLKEDKAKIKELVVQDLHAVYPVYNENYDDIVGVVTLKNIFANIENEQFDLSAIVSDAPYLMEQTTAYKALENFKKTGVHYALVSDEYGVFQGMITLNDILEALVGDASEFYKDEFQLVEREDGSWLVDGHYSLHDFLTYFELDELTNDYEVNTVSGMIMTELSHIPKEGEKLVWQKFVLEVVDMDGVKIDKVLVKALKE; translated from the coding sequence ATGTCCGAAATTGCCCTTATTTCGGCCAGGAAAAATAGACTGGAAACTGCCGCTAAAAAAGGAAATAAAAGTGCCAAAACAGCACTTGATCTGGCAAACTCGCCAAATAAATTTTTATCGACTGTACAAATTGGAATTACCTTAATTGGAATTTTAACGGGTATTTATTCTGGTGATAAAATTACAGCCGACGTAGAACTTTTTGTGGCAGGTTTTGCTGCTTTAAAACCTTATGCACACTCTATTGCAGTTGGAATAGTGGTTGTGGTTCTTACTTTTTTCTCTTTGGTTTTAGGAGAATTACTTCCAAAACGTATCGGATTAAATTATCCTGAATCGATTGCAAAAATGGTGGCAATGCCAATGAGAATAATTTCGATTATTACAGCACCATTTATTTGGTTGTTAACTTCTTCAACAGAATTTTTACTGAATATTCTGCAGATAAAACCAACCGCTGACGGAAAGGTTACTGAGGAAGAAATTAAAGCGATTATTAAGGAAGGAACTGAAGTAGGAGAGGTACAGGAAATTGAACAAGATATTGTAGAGCGTGTTTTTCATATTGGAGATAGAAAAGTAAGTTCGTTAATGACACACCGTAAATCGGTTGACATGCTTCCGTTAAAAGAAGATAAAGCAAAAATCAAAGAATTAGTTGTTCAGGATCTGCACGCCGTTTATCCGGTTTATAATGAAAATTACGATGATATTGTGGGGGTTGTAACTCTTAAAAATATCTTTGCCAACATAGAAAACGAACAATTTGATTTGTCGGCTATAGTTTCAGATGCACCTTATTTAATGGAGCAGACAACAGCTTATAAAGCGTTGGAAAATTTCAAAAAAACAGGCGTTCACTATGCGTTAGTTTCTGATGAATATGGTGTTTTTCAAGGAATGATTACTTTGAATGATATTTTGGAAGCTTTGGTAGGTGATGCTTCTGAGTTTTATAAAGATGAATTTCAACTTGTTGAAAGAGAAGACGGTTCATGGTTGGTCGACGGGCATTATTCATTGCACGATTTCTTAACCTATTTTGAACTGGACGAGCTAACAAACGATTACGAAGTAAACACGGTAAGCGGTATGATTATGACTGAGCTTTCGCATATTCCAAAAGAAGGTGAAAAATTAGTTTGGCAGAAATTCGTTCTGGAAGTAGTCGATATGGATGGAGTTAAAATTGATAAAGTATTAGTGAAAGCCCTTAAAGAGTAA
- a CDS encoding PQQ-dependent sugar dehydrogenase translates to MRKSLTLFSIPLLALMTACNGQVKKEEKEALAKQPGNVVKTAIGDITLPPPYATESKTNNSKVIGWPKDKTPIAPQGFTVTKFADGFENPRWTYIAPNQDIFVVESGTRASKNQITVLRDKDKDGKFETREVFIKDLNKPFGMLVLKDFFYIANTDGLYRYPYKNNPLKLETKGEKILELPAGGYNNHWTRNLLASPDGSKIYVSVGSGSNNAEHGIDKEVRRAAILEINPDGTGEKTYASGLRNPVGMDWNPVNKELWTAVNERDELGDDLVPDYITSVKREGFYGWPYAYFGSIPDPRMKGQRKDLVEKTIVPDVPVGSHTASLGLAFYTKDAFPAKYKNGVFVGQHGSWNRSKISGYKVLFVPFKDGKPSGKPEDFLTGFISDENKAEVYGRPVAVTVMNDGSLLVNDDSGNTIWKVSAK, encoded by the coding sequence ATGAGAAAATCCTTAACCTTATTTTCAATACCACTATTAGCCCTGATGACTGCCTGTAATGGACAGGTAAAAAAAGAAGAAAAAGAAGCGCTTGCCAAACAACCTGGCAATGTTGTAAAAACTGCTATTGGAGATATTACACTCCCTCCTCCATACGCTACAGAATCTAAAACAAACAACAGCAAAGTTATTGGCTGGCCAAAAGACAAAACGCCTATAGCACCACAAGGTTTTACAGTGACAAAATTTGCCGATGGTTTCGAAAATCCGCGCTGGACTTATATTGCGCCTAATCAAGATATTTTTGTAGTAGAAAGCGGTACGCGTGCCAGCAAAAATCAAATTACCGTTTTACGTGATAAAGACAAAGACGGAAAATTTGAAACGCGCGAAGTTTTTATTAAAGACCTCAACAAGCCTTTTGGCATGCTGGTTTTAAAAGACTTTTTCTATATCGCCAATACAGATGGATTATACCGCTATCCTTATAAAAACAATCCGCTGAAATTAGAAACAAAAGGCGAAAAAATATTGGAACTTCCTGCCGGAGGTTACAATAACCACTGGACACGAAATTTATTAGCAAGTCCTGACGGAAGCAAAATCTATGTTTCTGTAGGTTCTGGAAGTAATAATGCCGAACATGGAATTGACAAAGAAGTGCGCCGCGCGGCCATTCTTGAAATTAATCCTGACGGAACTGGAGAAAAAACCTATGCTTCAGGACTTAGAAATCCTGTTGGGATGGATTGGAATCCTGTAAATAAAGAATTGTGGACTGCGGTTAATGAACGCGATGAATTGGGCGACGATCTAGTTCCTGATTATATTACAAGCGTAAAAAGAGAAGGGTTCTATGGATGGCCGTATGCTTATTTTGGAAGCATACCTGATCCTAGAATGAAAGGCCAAAGAAAAGATTTAGTTGAAAAAACAATTGTTCCAGATGTGCCTGTGGGTTCTCACACCGCTTCTTTAGGATTGGCTTTTTATACTAAAGATGCTTTTCCTGCCAAATATAAAAACGGTGTTTTTGTAGGACAACATGGTTCTTGGAATCGTTCTAAAATTTCAGGTTATAAAGTATTATTCGTTCCTTTTAAAGATGGCAAACCTTCAGGAAAACCAGAAGACTTTTTAACTGGTTTTATTTCTGATGAAAATAAAGCTGAAGTTTACGGACGTCCGGTTGCCGTAACCGTTATGAATGACGGATCACTTTTAGTAAACGATGACAGCGGAAATACCATTTGGAAAGTTTCGGCTAAATAA
- a CDS encoding type II toxin-antitoxin system HicB family antitoxin: protein MKNYLEYNGYIGTLEFSADDKIFFGKIHGITDLVTFEGSSVTELEESFKEAVEDYLGTCKLLNKVPDKTYKGSFNVRVSQELHQKIALLAVKKGLNLNEIVKEAISYIVKHEEVLN from the coding sequence ATGAAAAACTATTTAGAATATAACGGATATATTGGTACATTAGAATTTTCTGCAGATGATAAAATATTCTTTGGAAAAATTCATGGGATAACTGATTTAGTAACTTTTGAAGGTTCTTCGGTGACTGAATTGGAAGAGTCTTTTAAAGAAGCTGTTGAAGATTATTTAGGAACTTGTAAATTATTAAATAAAGTTCCAGATAAAACGTATAAAGGATCTTTTAATGTACGTGTATCACAAGAATTGCATCAAAAAATAGCGCTGTTGGCAGTTAAAAAAGGATTAAATTTAAATGAAATTGTAAAAGAAGCAATATCTTATATTGTAAAACATGAAGAGGTTTTAAACTAA
- a CDS encoding 5-(carboxyamino)imidazole ribonucleotide synthase codes for MNYFSSDFKLGILGGGQLGKMLLFDTRKFDIQTYVLDPSDEAPSKIACNKFFQGDLMDYDTVYNFGKQVDVLTFEIELVNLEALTQLENEGLKVYPSPKTLKGIQNKGTQKDFYTESNIPTASYLRFENPEHLQKSVGNNEITIPFVWKCTEFGYDGNGVKVIRQISDMDDLPNVECIAETMVPFKNELAVIVVRNPSGEIKTYPVVEMEFHPEANQVEYVICPARIDEKVAEKARAIALNVSEKFNHVGLLAVEMFQTQDDEILVNEVAPRPHNSGHYSIEASYTSQFENHLRAILDLPLGNTDSKVAGIMVNLVGAEGYSGNVVYENIETILGWNGVTPHIYGKKQTRPFRKMGHVTIVNEDMQEARRIAEEVKNTIKVISAS; via the coding sequence ATGAATTATTTTTCTTCTGATTTTAAATTAGGAATATTAGGCGGCGGACAATTAGGTAAAATGCTTCTGTTCGACACCAGAAAATTTGACATACAAACTTACGTTCTCGACCCAAGCGACGAAGCGCCCAGCAAAATTGCCTGCAATAAATTCTTTCAAGGCGATTTAATGGATTACGATACGGTTTACAACTTTGGTAAACAAGTCGATGTTTTGACTTTCGAAATCGAATTGGTAAACCTTGAAGCTTTAACACAATTAGAAAACGAAGGCTTAAAAGTATATCCATCTCCAAAAACCTTAAAAGGAATTCAGAATAAAGGAACTCAAAAAGACTTTTATACAGAAAGTAATATTCCGACGGCTTCGTATTTACGATTTGAAAACCCTGAACATTTACAAAAGTCAGTTGGAAATAATGAAATAACAATTCCATTTGTATGGAAATGCACTGAATTTGGTTACGATGGAAATGGCGTAAAAGTAATTCGTCAGATTTCTGACATGGATGATTTACCAAATGTCGAATGTATCGCCGAAACTATGGTTCCGTTCAAAAACGAACTCGCAGTAATTGTGGTAAGAAATCCATCAGGAGAAATTAAAACCTATCCAGTTGTCGAAATGGAGTTTCACCCGGAAGCCAATCAGGTTGAATATGTAATCTGCCCGGCAAGAATCGACGAAAAAGTCGCTGAAAAAGCAAGAGCAATTGCATTGAATGTTTCTGAAAAATTCAACCACGTTGGACTTTTAGCAGTTGAAATGTTCCAAACTCAGGACGACGAAATTTTGGTAAACGAAGTAGCACCGCGTCCGCACAACTCTGGTCATTATTCTATCGAAGCCAGTTATACCTCGCAATTTGAAAATCATTTACGCGCTATTTTAGATCTTCCGTTAGGAAATACAGACAGTAAAGTTGCCGGAATTATGGTAAATTTAGTAGGTGCCGAAGGTTATTCTGGAAATGTAGTGTATGAAAACATCGAAACCATTTTAGGATGGAACGGCGTTACACCACATATTTACGGTAAAAAACAAACACGTCCTTTTAGAAAAATGGGTCACGTAACCATCGTAAATGAAGATATGCAGGAAGCGAGACGCATTGCTGAGGAAGTTAAGAATACTATTAAAGTTATTAGTGCATCATAA